From a single Acidobacteriota bacterium genomic region:
- the feoB gene encoding ferrous iron transport protein B, with protein sequence MDEANSQKASPVIALAGNPNAGKTTLFNALTGLRHKVANYPGVTVERRSGRWGIGEGSAELIDLPGLYSLDATSMDEEIARDVLRGSAESPVRPDAIVAVVDATNLERNLYLITQIIEHETPVVVALTMMDLFEEQGHIVDLASLAAGLGVPVVPVDSRKGTGIAELGEAVSSVLGNKNGVPNGLAAELAGEGSNVFGRYRFISGLVQMAVKHNDLDAHRFSDRIDSILTHKVWGLLVLFGILLLVFQAIFSWATVPMDLLEAGFGALGDGARSILPEGMLADLVVDGIIAGVGGILVFLPQIILLFVFISILEDSGYMSRAAFLLDRLMSRIGLHGKAFLPLISSFACAIPGIMATRTIEDRRDRLATIMIAPLMSCSARLPVYVLMIAAFFGGQTVFGFVSLGAVIMLGMYLLGIVAAIVVAFILKRTVLKSPTPPFMMELPPYRMPSVRTVLANVLERAGLFVRRAGTVILAISIILWALAYFPRSDTAAEPGSETAASAQLENSFAGRLGHAIEPVIEPLGYDWKIGVALIASFAAREVLVSTLSILYNVGGDAEETGGLASALRDAKRADGLPVWTPLTSISLMVFFVLAMQCMSTVAIVRRETNSWRWPLFMVVYMTLLAYLGAFVTYQGGRLLGFT encoded by the coding sequence ATGGACGAAGCTAACTCCCAAAAGGCCTCACCGGTCATCGCCCTCGCCGGCAATCCGAACGCCGGGAAAACCACTCTTTTCAATGCTCTGACAGGACTACGTCACAAGGTTGCAAATTACCCGGGCGTTACGGTCGAACGCCGCTCCGGGCGATGGGGCATCGGCGAAGGCTCGGCTGAGTTGATCGACCTGCCCGGCCTTTACAGCCTTGATGCCACCTCGATGGACGAGGAGATCGCTCGAGATGTCCTCCGCGGTTCGGCCGAGTCTCCGGTTCGTCCGGATGCGATCGTCGCGGTCGTCGATGCAACCAACCTCGAGCGCAACCTTTACCTAATAACGCAAATCATCGAGCATGAAACGCCGGTCGTCGTCGCACTGACGATGATGGATCTGTTTGAAGAACAGGGGCATATTGTTGATCTCGCGTCGCTCGCGGCAGGGCTTGGCGTGCCGGTCGTGCCGGTCGATTCGCGAAAGGGAACCGGCATCGCGGAGCTCGGAGAGGCTGTCAGCAGCGTACTCGGGAATAAGAACGGAGTGCCAAACGGGCTTGCGGCCGAACTAGCCGGAGAGGGAAGCAATGTCTTTGGCCGCTACCGTTTCATCTCCGGCCTCGTCCAAATGGCGGTGAAGCATAACGACCTCGACGCCCATCGGTTTTCGGACCGGATCGATTCGATACTGACGCACAAGGTCTGGGGCTTGCTGGTGCTTTTTGGCATCCTGCTTCTTGTTTTCCAGGCCATTTTTTCGTGGGCGACCGTTCCAATGGATCTGCTCGAGGCCGGTTTTGGGGCGCTCGGCGACGGTGCGAGAAGCATTCTGCCTGAAGGAATGTTGGCCGACCTCGTCGTTGACGGAATTATCGCCGGTGTTGGCGGGATTCTTGTCTTTCTCCCGCAGATCATTCTGCTTTTCGTCTTTATATCGATACTTGAAGATTCGGGCTATATGTCGCGGGCGGCATTTTTGCTTGATCGCCTGATGAGCCGCATCGGGCTCCACGGCAAGGCATTTCTGCCGCTTATCAGCAGCTTTGCTTGCGCGATTCCGGGTATCATGGCGACTCGTACGATCGAGGACCGCCGCGATCGGCTGGCAACGATAATGATCGCCCCGCTGATGAGCTGTTCGGCTCGGTTGCCGGTCTATGTCCTTATGATCGCGGCCTTTTTCGGTGGTCAAACTGTCTTCGGCTTTGTATCGCTCGGGGCGGTAATAATGCTAGGGATGTATTTACTCGGCATTGTCGCCGCCATAGTCGTTGCATTCATCCTTAAACGAACGGTGCTCAAGTCTCCGACGCCGCCTTTCATGATGGAGCTGCCGCCTTACAGGATGCCGAGCGTTCGCACGGTGCTGGCAAATGTGCTAGAGCGTGCCGGGCTATTTGTGCGAAGGGCGGGTACGGTGATCCTGGCGATCTCGATCATTCTCTGGGCTCTCGCCTATTTTCCGCGAAGCGATACGGCGGCCGAGCCGGGCTCGGAAACGGCGGCAAGCGCGCAGCTAGAGAATAGCTTTGCCGGGCGGCTCGGGCATGCGATTGAGCCGGTGATCGAGCCGCTCGGATACGATTGGAAGATCGGCGTCGCTCTGATCGCGAGCTTTGCCGCCCGCGAGGTTTTGGTCTCAACGCTCAGCATTCTCTACAATGTTGGCGGCGACGCCGAGGAGACGGGCGGGCTTGCATCGGCACTTCGCGATGCCAAGCGAGCAGATGGGTTGCCGGTTTGGACGCCGCTTACGTCTATCTCATTGATGGTCTTTTTCGTCCTGGCAATGCAGTGCATGAGTACGGTCGCGATCGTCCGTCGTGAGACGAATAGCTGGCGATGGCCGCTTTTTATGGTCGTTTATATGACGCTGCTTGCGTATCTCGGGGCGTTTGTTACTTATCAAGGCGGGCGGCTGCTCGGGTTTACTTAA